One window of the Zea mays cultivar B73 chromosome 3, Zm-B73-REFERENCE-NAM-5.0, whole genome shotgun sequence genome contains the following:
- the LOC100282056 gene encoding uncharacterized protein LOC100282056 produces MAAGAALYYHPGAGKVSLEAVVPSSPSLALRLSQSKVLCVSSSRWWMRRRWEGKASSVSSRARARASARPALFSPVAMDWQECTTELEVDVPCSVAYQCYSERESIPQWMPFISSVKILEDKPDLSRWTLKYEVLGRDVEFSWLARNMTPIKNQKIHWRSLEGLANRGAVRFFPKSSSSCRVQLTVAYEVPEILAPVASALKPFLESLLLKGLERFATFAKERNSKIPQA; encoded by the exons ATGGCCGCAGGAGCCGCGTTGTACTACCACCCAGGCGCCGGGAAGGTGAGCCTCGAGGCGGTCGTCCCGTCCTCTCCGTCGCTGGCCCTGAGGCTATCGCAGAGCAAGGTGCTGTGCGTCAGCAGCAGCCGGTGGTGGATGAGGCGAAGATGGGAGGGGAAGGCGAGCAGCGTCAGCAGCAGGGCAAGGGCAAGAGCAAGCGCAAGGCCTGCCTTGTTCTCCCCTGTGGCCATGGACTGGCAGGAGTGCAC TACCGAGCTTGAAGTTGATGTTCCATGCTCGGTGGCCTATCAGTGTTACTCAGAACGGGAGAGTATTCCTCAGTGGATGCCATTCATCTCGTCTGTCAAG ATCCTTGAAGATAAACCTGATCTTTCACGGTGGACTCTGAAGTACGAGGTGCTTGGGCGGGATGTAGAATTTTCTTGGCTTGCACGTAACATGACA CCTATTAAAAACCAGAAGATCCATTGGCGATCTCTTGAAGGTCTTGCTAATAG AGGTGCTGTCCGGTTCTTCCCCAAAAGCTCATCCTCCTGTAGAGTACAA CTGACGGTGGCATATGAAGTTCCTGAAATTTTGGCCCCAGTTGCATCA GCACTGAAACCGTTTCTGGAAAGCTTGCTTCTCAAAGGTTTAGAGCGCTTTGCCACATTTGCCAAGGAGCGTAATAGCAAGATACCTCAGGCTTAA
- the LOC103650140 gene encoding dihydrolipoyl dehydrogenase 1, mitochondrial translates to MALAILARRRAAAAVLRRPQTAAGAAVSAWRAYAAAGEESDVVVVGGGPGGYVAAIKAAQLGLKTTCIEKRGTLGGTCLNVGCIPSKALLHSSHMYHEAKSSFAHHGVKFSNLEVDLPAMMAQKDKAVAGLTKGIEGLFKKNKVTYVKGFGKLSSPSEVSVDLIDGGSTIVKGKNIIIATGSDVKSLPGITIDEKKVVSSTGALCLSEIPKKLVVIGAGYIGLEMGSVWNRLGSEVTVVEFAPDIVPSMDGEVRKQFQRMLEKQKFKFMLKTKVVGCDTSGDGVKLTLEPAAGGEQTILEADVVLVSAGRSPFTSGIGLETLGVETDKAGRILVDKRFMTNVKGVYAIGDAIPGPMLAHKAEEDGVACVEFIAGKEGHVDYGTVPGVVYTHPEVASVGKTEEQVKALGIAYNVGKFPLLANSRAKAIDDAEGVVKVIAEKETDKILGVHIMAPNAGEIIHEAVVALQYGASSEDVARTCHAHPTVSEALKEACLQTFDKAIHI, encoded by the exons ATGGCGCTGGCGATCCTAGCGAGGCGGCGGGCTGCAGCGGCCGTGTTGCGGCGGCCGCAGACGGCGGCGGGGGCGGCCGTGTCCGCCTGGAGGGCGTACGCGGCGGCGGGCGAGGAGAGCGACGTGGTGGTGGTGGGCGGCGGGCCCGGAGGGTACGTGGCGGCGATCAAGGCCGCGCAGCTGGGGCTCAAGACCACCTGCATCGAGAAGAGGGGCACTCTCGGCGGGACCTGCCTCAACGTCGGATGCATCCCATCCAAG GCTCTTTTGCATTCATCACATATGTATCATGAAGCAAAGAGTTCTTTTGCACACCATGGAGTTAAGTTTTCAAATCTGGAAGTGGACCTCCCAGCCATGATGGCTCAGAAAGACAAAGCTGTGGCAGGactaacaaagggaattgaagggcTCTTTAAAAAGAACAAGGTGACTTATGTTAAAGGCTTTGGAAAACTGTCATCCCCCTCAGAAGTGTCAGTTGATTTGATTGATGGTGGTAGCACCATTGTCAAAGGCAAAAACATAATAATTGCAACTGGGTCTGATGTAAAATCACTTCCAGGAATAACAATTGATGAGAAGAAAGTTGTTTCATCTACTGGTGCACTGTGCTTGTCAGAGATCCCGAAAAAACTGGTGGTAATCGGAGCAGGTTATATTGGCCTTGAGATGGGTTCAGTCTGGAACCGCCTTGGTTCAGAGGTCACTGTTGTTGAATTTGCCCCGGATATAGTACCATCAATGGATGGCGAGGTCAGGAAGCAGTTCCAACGCATGCTAGAAAAACAGAAATTCAAGTTCATGCTCAAGACAAAGGTTGTTGGGTGTGATACCAGTGGAGATGGCGTAAAGCTGACACTGGAGCCTGCAGCTGGTGGTGAGCAGACCATCCTTGAAGCAGATGTTGTTCTTGTCTCTGCTGGCAGAAGCCCATTTACTTCTGGGATTGGGCTTGAAACTCTTGGTGTTGAGACAGACAAGGCTGGCAGGATCCTTGTTGATAAGCGCTTCATGACCAATGTGAAGGGAGTCTATGCAATCGGGGATGCCATCCCTGGTCCCATGCTTGCCCATAAAGCTGAAGAGGATGGTGTCGCATGCGTAGAATTCATTGCTGGAAAAGAAGGCCATGTTGACTATGGCACAGTTCCTGGTGTGGTCTATACACATCCAGAAGTTGCATCTGTTGGCAAGACTGAGGAGCAGGTGAAGGCTCTAGGAATTGCCTATAATGTGGGGAAGTTTCCACTTTTGGCTAACAGTCGTGCGAAGGCCATTGATGACGCTGAAGGGGTAGTTAAGGTGATCGCAGAGAAGGAAACAGATAAGATTCTGGGCGTGCACATTATGGCACCCAATGCTGGTGAGATCATCCACGAAGCTGTCGTCGCCTTGCAGTATGGAGCATCCAGTGAGGACGTTGCTCGAACATGCCACGCACACCCTACCGTGAGTGAAGCCCTCAAGGAGGCTTGCTTGCAAACCTTCGATAAAGCAATCCACATATAA